From the Pelecanus crispus isolate bPelCri1 chromosome W, bPelCri1.pri, whole genome shotgun sequence genome, one window contains:
- the LOC142596471 gene encoding amyloid-beta A4 precursor protein-binding family A member 1-like — protein sequence MNYLVIPSEVEVNKEPANEDMNESVEADSEHSQVEEERQSVICYSRHRNSNQGVPSGQEEEGMLARSASTESDFHNHMDMVEGDVIATAEDGYDVDIVQENEDESTYAVQYRPESEEYTENAEAEHTEAVHNQTLPDNVHFHSTEHEEAMNAAYSGYVYAHQPLHRGEDERYAEPYADYRLQEHVYEEIGDVLDLDVREGLQLYGWEREEADNYRKEALGARLHHYDERSDGESDSPEKEAEFAPYPRMDSYEQEEDIDQIVAEVKHSMSSQSLGKAAEDMLEAEQSSEHAHALPGRGHESNGQLSAGSRATPNSGESVQKCRKEKRDAISLAIKDIKEAIEEVKTRTVRSPYTPDEPKEPIWVMRQDISPTRDCDDQRPLDGDEMTGWTAIIFLSLLMSGATSNFEDEQGLNDNVVAKMIVGFA from the coding sequence ATGAACTATTTGGTCATACCATCTGAGGTGGAGGTGAATAAAGAGCCAGCAAATGAAGATATGAATGAATCAGTGGAAGCTGACTCAGAGCACTCACAGGTAGAAGAGGAACGACAGTCTGTGATCTGCTATTCaaggcacagaaacagcaaCCAAGGGGTACCGTCTgggcaggaagaggaagggatgCTAGCTCGATCAGCCAGCACTGAGAGTGATTTCCATAATCACATGGACATGGTGGAAGGGGATGTTATAGCCACAGCAGAGGATGGCTATGATGTAGATATAGTTCAGGAGAATGAGGATGAGAGTACATATGCAGTGCAGTACAGGCCTGAGTCTGAGGAGtacacagaaaatgctgaagcagAGCATACTGAGGCTGTTCATAATCAAACACTGCCTGATAATGTACATTTCCACTCCACTGAACATGAGGAAGCCATGAATGCAGCATACTCAGGTTATGTCTATGctcaccagcccctccaccgaGGAGAGGATGAGCGGTATGCTGAGCCTTATGCTGACTATAGGCTGCAGGAGCATGTGTATGAGGAGATAGGGGATGTGCTGGACCTTGATGTTAGGGAGGGCCTTCAGCTCTATgggtgggaaagggaggaagcTGACAACTATCGCAAGGAAGCTCTTGGTGCCCGCCTTCACCATTATGATGAACGATCTGATGGAGAGTCGGACAGCCCTGAGAAAGAGGCAGAGTTTGCTCCATATCCAAGAATGGACAGCTATGAACAAGAGGAAGATATTGATCAGATTGTGGCAGAGGTGAAACACAGTATGAGCTCTCAGAGCTTGGGCAAGGCTGCTGAAGACATGCtagaggcagagcagagctcGGAGCATGCTCATGCTCTCCCTGGCAGGGGGCACGAAAGCAATGGTCAACTGTCAGCTGGCTCTAGGGCCACACCCAACTCAGGAGAGTCAGTACAGAagtgcagaaaggaaaaaagggatgCAATATCGCTGGCTAtcaaagatattaaagaagCTATTGAGGAAGTGAAGACAAGGACTGTTCGTTCTCCTTATACCCCTGATGAACCAAAAGAACCTATTTGGGTGATGAGGCAGGACATTAGCCCAACCAGGGACTGTGATGATCAGAGGCCACTAGATGGAGAT